The following coding sequences are from one Desulfosporosinus orientis DSM 765 window:
- a CDS encoding vitamin B12 dependent-methionine synthase activation domain-containing protein, with amino-acid sequence MDAVVLNNIPCQIDLEILCKKLRLKEDSSFYEEVAKLVAEAQQIARPKGIYKSTLIEEKGDNFVTIEGIKFTSKILRKNIGENYMVFPFVATCGVEIEEWSKQFDDYFTVYCVDTIKEMVLQNARQALMSQIDKIFNLEHASNMNPGSLPDWPITEQRPLFKLLGNVEELIGVHLTESCLLLPVKTVSGIRFFKESSFESCQLCLKLECPNRKAPFNEEMYKQYHG; translated from the coding sequence ATGGATGCTGTCGTTCTAAATAATATTCCCTGCCAAATTGACCTGGAAATACTTTGCAAGAAGTTACGTCTTAAAGAAGACAGTTCTTTTTACGAAGAAGTCGCAAAACTGGTAGCTGAGGCGCAGCAAATTGCCCGGCCAAAAGGAATCTACAAAAGTACTCTTATCGAAGAAAAGGGCGATAATTTTGTTACAATTGAAGGAATTAAATTTACAAGCAAAATTTTGAGAAAAAACATCGGTGAAAATTACATGGTCTTTCCCTTTGTGGCAACATGTGGGGTGGAGATCGAGGAATGGTCAAAACAATTTGATGACTATTTTACAGTCTATTGTGTGGATACAATTAAGGAAATGGTTCTGCAAAATGCACGTCAAGCTTTAATGTCACAAATTGATAAAATCTTTAATTTAGAACATGCTTCCAATATGAACCCAGGCTCACTTCCGGACTGGCCAATCACGGAACAAAGACCGCTATTTAAACTTTTAGGAAATGTCGAAGAGTTAATCGGCGTTCATCTTACAGAAAGCTGCCTTTTATTGCCGGTAAAAACCGTATCTGGTATACGTTTTTTCAAAGAAAGTTCATTTGAAAGCTGTCAATTGTGTCTCAAACTAGAGTGTCCTAATCGAAAAGCTCCTTTTAATGAAGAAATGTATAAGCAGTATCATGGATAA
- a CDS encoding bifunctional helix-turn-helix transcriptional regulator/GNAT family N-acetyltransferase gives MNAINTQLVHTIRKFNRFYTNILGLLDRHMLESDFSLSEARILYEIRHIENCTAKRLREELRIDAGYLSRILKRFEKEGLIYREQSAEDGRLYYLYPTEYGKETMAKLDERSNQQILEMIRELGEEKQKNLVQSMQGIESALARDSFKNNKFTLRSDLQPGDVGQLIHLHGRIYADECGYNHFFEGYVCKTFYNFFENYSPNKDRFWFAELNGEMIGAIAIVGHSAEKAQLRWFILRPEYRGVGIGQKMLKEALQYSREKGYKTLFLENTEDQQKAIKMYTKAGFRKVSAHENHAWGKDLIEQTFELNL, from the coding sequence ATGAATGCAATCAACACGCAGTTAGTACATACCATTCGCAAGTTTAACCGCTTTTACACAAATATCCTTGGACTTTTAGATCGGCACATGCTGGAGAGCGACTTCTCACTGTCAGAAGCCCGCATATTATATGAAATTAGACATATTGAGAATTGCACGGCTAAACGATTAAGAGAGGAACTAAGAATTGACGCAGGTTATCTAAGCAGGATTTTAAAACGCTTTGAAAAAGAAGGTTTAATTTATAGAGAACAGTCTGCCGAGGATGGTCGACTGTATTACCTTTATCCGACGGAATATGGAAAAGAGACTATGGCCAAACTGGATGAGCGATCTAATCAACAAATCCTTGAGATGATTAGAGAATTAGGGGAAGAAAAGCAAAAAAATCTCGTTCAAAGTATGCAAGGCATTGAAAGTGCCCTGGCAAGAGATTCTTTTAAAAATAATAAATTTACTTTGCGATCTGATTTGCAGCCTGGAGATGTTGGGCAGCTGATTCACCTGCATGGTCGGATTTATGCCGATGAATGTGGGTACAACCATTTTTTTGAAGGCTATGTCTGTAAGACCTTTTACAACTTTTTCGAAAACTATAGTCCTAATAAGGACAGGTTTTGGTTTGCTGAATTAAATGGAGAGATGATAGGTGCCATTGCTATCGTCGGACATTCGGCTGAGAAAGCTCAGCTCAGATGGTTTATACTCCGGCCGGAATACCGGGGAGTGGGTATTGGCCAAAAAATGTTGAAGGAAGCCTTGCAATACTCCAGAGAAAAGGGCTATAAAACCCTATTCTTGGAGAACACGGAAGACCAACAAAAGGCAATAAAAATGTATACGAAGGCGGGGTTCAGAAAAGTGTCAGCCCACGAAAATCATGCCTGGGGAAAAGATTTAATTGAGCAGACTTTTGAGCTGAATTTATAG